In Vicia villosa cultivar HV-30 ecotype Madison, WI linkage group LG7, Vvil1.0, whole genome shotgun sequence, the DNA window cgattcTGATGAGGTAAcatgaagggtatgtcgaaaaggggaaggaagattatgtgtgcaagttaaagagatgtttgtatgggctgaaacaatctcctcgaccgtggaataggagattcgacaagttcatggcacacataagtttcattagaagccaGTTcaaccactgcgtttacttcagatttcgacctggtaattcatatgttattttgttgttttatgtggatgatattatcatagcaagcaacaatgttgaagatgtgacgagggtgaaggctgaactcaataaggagttcgatatgaaggatctgggagctgcttccaggattcttggaagtgacattcgaagagatagaaagaattcgaagttatgcttatctcaagaggcatatctacagaagattctcgaaaattttggtatgtcgaattcgaagtcagttgtgactccaacaaaccctcaattcaagctgagtattgatcagtgtcctagtactgatgtcgaaagagcctatatgaatagcatcccatatgctaatatagttggttctttgatgtatgctatggtctgtactagatccgacatagcatatgcagtaagtcttgtaagcaggtacatggcgaaccctggaaaggctcactagcaagcattgaagtggattttaaggtacataaatgggtctctgaatagagtcctaatttatggtggagtcttgggtgaagatagtaaagcagtaatagaaggatatgtcgactctgattatgcaggttgtatggattccagaaaatctatttctggatatgttttcactatgtttgccactgcaattagttggaaagcaacacttcagaaggttgttactctatcaaccactgaagcggagtatattgccctaacggaagttgtgaaagaagcattgtggcttgaaggttttgcgaaggagctgaaacttcaaggtcgaggtatcactgttaaatgtgatagtcaaagtgcaatacatctgtcgaagaattcagcttatcatgagcgaactaagcacattgatgtgaggctgcatttcgtcagaggagtaatcgagcgtggagaaatCCAAGCGCTGAAGGTTtcgagaaagtgaaagaatagcagttataaccaattcttgtgttcttcttcttccttgttctttattcttctcttgcattatattttgttcttggtattgaattcacaacaacctAGGTGACACCACTCTTAAAGGATGGCACCCTTATTTAAGATACTCACAAGTATAACACTACAACATGTTTTAGGATTGTATCTAACACTTATATGTTGTGCGAGTTTTTATGGGACACTCATATGTTCCGGGAGTTTGTAATAGGGAGaaccttttgtttttgtttaagaaAATCATCATATCTGTCATCAACCGATATTGTATTGTGACCATGTATTAAAATAGAACTTTTCCGTCATAAACACAAAATAAGTTTAGGAAGTTCCTTTTCAACTCAAACCCCTCTAAGAACATATTCATCTTTTCAACTTTTAGGCCAAATACAAATTAACATATGAATTAAGTACTAACATGTTAATTTAGACAATCTTTCAAATTAGGCCCTACTGCAGTAGTTTGATAAAATCTACTATGCTAAAAAATAAAATGTCATACCGTGCAAACTCCACAAGCTTCACTGCTTCGGTATCAAACAAACAAACCTTTATGACACCTGAATATAAAACATATTTACAGTGATATATAGAGCACAAAACTCCTAGAACAATTTTGTGGTGATGAAAAAGTTCTCATGCCATGACTAACACTAACCAACCCTTACAACCCTTACTGACTAACTATCTGATTACTAACCGGTCCTCTGACAGACTCAACATCCTGTAACAGAAACAAATTATTGAGCTCATCTTGAATGTCAGACACTCCATACATGGTATACTCGTCGGCATTTTCACCAACAACATTCTCAAATTCTTCAATGAAGTTTTCATAAGCCGGCAACAACATGTTTTCCACATAAACTATTATTTGCTTCTTTAGCTGCTTGTTAAAAACACGCCATTTAGACTGAATTCCACACATCTCCTTCAACTTTTGATTGAACAAATTGAGCTTCTCTTTCGTTAAATCTGCTTTAGAATTCGGGGCCAATGACTCATTGATATCCATCTTCAAAAAGTCTATTACCTTATTCCATGAACTTTTACAATAGAGTTCCAAGTATTGCCTCGTGTTTTTGCAAAATCTATCATCCCAAAAGGTTTCCAATAAGTACTCAACCTGACTAATATTATTCATCATGAAAAAATAACGCAAAGCATGATCCTCATAAATTTGTGACTTGGCTTCCAAGTTTCTCTCAAACTGCTCCATTATCCGTTCCATCCGCGTATAGAACAAAGATGTTCTCGTTCCATCAGCAACAACCACGGAGTATTCTCGTAAAACTTGCTCCAGGTTCTTTCTTGACCAGAAAGCCATAAGGATGTAGCCAGTAGCCTCACATGTCATTGGATGAACCCCACCATCAACCCAACAATCTAACTCCCCAACTGGCGTAAGAAAGATCAGGTTCCCAAACTCCATGAAAATGTCTCTACTTACTTCACCCAATTTGTTCCTTAATTTTATTGCTTCATTCACCAATGAATCAGTAAACAATGATTCAAATTCGGGAATCAAATCACTTAGCGTCTCAAACAAGTCAAGGATTTTAAACAAACGCCACGCTGAGGCGATTCTATTTGCAAACAAATCAGCAAAATTCAACAGTTCTATTGTTGCTCCATGACAAACCTTAGTGAAATAGATATCGGATGGTATAGAGGTTGATTCCGAGAAGACAAGATCATAGAGTCGTCGCTCACTAGGAAATAGTATTCTAAGAGCTACCTTGAAAACTTTAATCCATCTTCCAATCATATAATCTTGAAATCCCATCTTTCCCAATcctaataatttatttatcaatAAACTTTCCAACCATTCTTTACGCATATTAATGTACAAGTCGGAACACACCTTCTCAAACCCAGCATCTACCATTGTTTTAACACTTTCGCGAAGGTGATTGATTGTTTCAATTTCAATGGCGTCAATTATGAAGTTGTGATCAGTTGCCACCAGTTTATAGTTACCTTTCACCTTCTCTAAAAGCATCTTGGCAATGTTTGAATTATTCTGCTTAACCTCATCCATACAAGTCATAAACTGTTGCATGATATTGCTATTGCTACCACAATTGATATTTTCATGTTGTTGTGAATCAACTCGAATAACTATACGTTGTTCTTCGAGTTCAAGAGACTGATTTTCTGACGTAGCACTTAAGGAAGTGAAGGAAGAACGAAGAATGACAAGACAGTAGCTGTAACAGACTCCAACAATAGCTAACAATAAATTAAACTTCATGAGTTGTACGATTAAACATCCTAGATAAAAGTACATAAGATCCACTTCAAATCCACACTGAATTTGCCTTGATAAACTGA includes these proteins:
- the LOC131617516 gene encoding exocyst complex component EXO70B1-like; protein product: MTPLLIQIQRWMMHTKVWTFIGIASAIVGLLCYALSSSFNHLFGNWNLVKIFLYTIFSFIICLIVLFARTWRDSRSLRFKAHSAFLVLVITSIYSFFSDKVMNGKPDAYSSISYASFALMSLSLSRQIQCGFEVDLMYFYLGCLIVQLMKFNLLLAIVGVCYSYCLVILRSSFTSLSATSENQSLELEEQRIVIRVDSQQHENINCGSNSNIMQQFMTCMDEVKQNNSNIAKMLLEKVKGNYKLVATDHNFIIDAIEIETINHLRESVKTMVDAGFEKVCSDLYINMRKEWLESLLINKLLGLGKMGFQDYMIGRWIKVFKVALRILFPSERRLYDLVFSESTSIPSDIYFTKVCHGATIELLNFADLFANRIASAWRLFKILDLFETLSDLIPEFESLFTDSLVNEAIKLRNKLGEVSRDIFMEFGNLIFLTPVGELDCWVDGGVHPMTCEATGYILMAFWSRKNLEQVLREYSVVVADGTRTSLFYTRMERIMEQFERNLEAKSQIYEDHALRYFFMMNNISQVEYLLETFWDDRFCKNTRQYLELYCKSSWNKVIDFLKMDINESLAPNSKADLTKEKLNLFNQKLKEMCGIQSKWRVFNKQLKKQIIVYVENMLLPAYENFIEEFENVVGENADEYTMYGVSDIQDELNNLFLLQDVESVRGPVSNQIVSQ